From a single Cyprinus carpio isolate SPL01 chromosome A3, ASM1834038v1, whole genome shotgun sequence genomic region:
- the LOC109046370 gene encoding gastrula zinc finger protein XlCGF52.1-like — protein sequence MEFVKEESEEDISELETWRIKHEEPEPLRIKHEEPEPLIIKQEEQGEFNEGKEENVELSEFEESCSQTKQKDLKKRRTKKSFTCTQCGKSFTSKYRLNVHMRVHTGEKPHTCDQCGKSFTIKGHLNRHMRVHTGEKPFTCDQCGKSFTQSAHLKDHMNIHTGEKWHTCDQCDKTFLRASDLMKHMIVHTKEKPHSCYLCGKNYSCLQSLKEHQKIHTAVREHVCFVCEKTFTLAKYLKQHERIHCGETPYECSHCDKRFSQAALLKRHEKIHTGEKPYKCSHCDQRFSQSGNLKRHERIHSGEKPYKCSHCDKRFCQSGDLKTHKRIHSAEKPYKCSHCDKRYSQSGDLKTHKRIHSGEKPYHCTACGNRYNQSSALHSHIKNIHSK from the exons atggagtttgttaaagaggagagtgaagaggaCATCAGTGAActagaaacctggagaataaaacatgaagaaCCAGAACCCttgagaataaaacacgaggaaccagaacccTTGATAATAAAACAGGAGGAACaaggag agtttaatGAAGGAAAGGAGGAGAATGTAGAATTGAGTGAATTTGAAGAAAGTTGCTctcaaaccaaacaaaaagatTTGAAGAAAAGAAGAAccaagaaatctttcacctgcactcagtgtggaaagagttttacaagCAAATATAGACTTAatgttcacatgagagttcatacagGAGAAAAaccgcacacatgtgatcagtgcgggaagagtttcacaataaaaggacaccttaataggcacatgagagttcatactggagagaaaccattcacttgtgatcagtgcgggaagagtttcacacaatcagCACATCTTAAGgatcacatgaacatccacactggagagaagtgGCATACGTGTGATCAATGcgacaaaacatttttgagggCATCAGACCTGATGAAACACATGatagttcatacaaaggagaaaccacattcatgttattTGTGTGGAAAGAATTATTCATGTCTTCAAAGCTTGAAAGAACATCAGAAAATACACACTGCTGTGAGAGAGCATGTGTGCTTTGtgtgtgagaagacttttactttagctaaatatttaaaacagcatgAAAGGATTCACTGTGGAGAAACACCTTAcgagtgttcacactgtgacaagagattcagtcaggcAGCACTTCTGAAAAGACATGAGaagattcacactggagagaaaccttacaagtgttcacactgtgaccagagattcagtcagtcaggaaATCTGAAAAGACACGAGAGAATCCactctggagagaaaccttacaagtgttcacactgtgacaagagattttGTCAGTCAGGAGACCTGAAAACACACAAGAGGATCCACTCTGCAGAGAAGCCTTACAAGTGTTCGCACTGTGACAAGAGATACAGTCAGTCAGGAGACCTGAAAACACACAAGAGGATCCactctggagagaaaccatatcactgcactgcatgtgggaaTCGTTATAATCAATCATCTGCTCTACACAGTCATATAAAAAACATTCACAGcaagtag